Sequence from the Fibrobacter sp. UWB2 genome:
CGGTAAAATGCATGATGCGTCCTCTAGTTGTGTCCAACTATTCGTCCGCATCCCCAAATGGCACCTTAAAGAATGGCCGTGGGCAACACTCCAAATACCTCCCATACGCTTTTACCGAGCAGGGTGTAGCAATGTTGGCTTCTGCACTAAAAAGTAAAGCTGCAACCAAGATTAATGTTGCTATTATGCGGGCTTTCGTTGAAATGCGGCATGTTCTGCTCAGAAATGGCGGCTTGGTCAACCGCCTGTCCAATGTGGAGTCCAAAATGCTTGAGCAGGACGCGCGTTTGCTGGACCACGACCATAAATTTGATGCTGTTTTCGAAGCAATGGATCGCGGAGAGCTGCAGTCGAAGGGGCTGTATTACAATAACCAAATGTTTGATGCTTACGTATTTGTGTGTGGGCTGATTCGTCAGGCGAAAAAGCGGATTGTCCTTGTTGACCGTTACGTGGATGAGAAGGTTCTCGCGATGATGCTTAAACGCGGCAAGGATGTGTCGGCGACCATCTACACCTACGATAAAAGCAAGGTTTTTGAAGTGGATTTGGCAACGTATAATGCGCAGTATGCAGACTATCCGCTTAAGATTCTGCCGAGTTATGGAATGCATGACCGTTTTCTATTTATCGATGATACTGCGTATCATTTCGGAGCTTCGCTGAAAGACTTGGGCGCGAATACGTTCTTTTTTAGTAAGGAAGATTATACGCTGGAGGAGGTGATAAAGAAGTCGGAAGAAAAACGGAAGGAACTAGAGCGTATGAAAGAAAAGTGATAGAATTTCAACACTTTATCTGTTGTTTTTTGTTCGTATTTTTTGTAGTTTATCCCTACCAATTATTTTAAGGAGTACACATTATGAGAAAACTGATTCTTCCTATTGCTGCCTTTGCTATGGCTTCGTTTGTTGCCTGTAGTGACGATAGTTCGCCAAACGCTCCGGCTGCAGGTCCGAAACAGGATACGCTCCCGGCGAGTGTTGATAAGTTCTTTGATCTGGATAACAACTACACTTGTTCCCAGACTGTGAACAAGTGCGCAACTGTCGCTGTCACGGGTTATTCTGAATTGGCTCAATGCAATGGCGCTCAGTGGGATATGCAGACTTTAGGCAATCCTGTGGCGGGTTGTGAAAATGCAGCTCCGGCCACGAATCCTCCTGCAACTGATACGCCTGCTACAGGCACGCCCACTACTGATACTCCGGCAACAGGCGCGATGGTTTCTTGCGATGTCCCGGGTGTCTTTGGCGAATGCCTTGAATATCCGGCAGGCAGTGCAGAAGCGGCTGCGATAGAAGCCCAGTGTGTGAGTGTGATGATGGGGACTCTCGGCACGGGTTGCGCAAAGTAATCTAAATCCTTGGAATGGATGGAAAAGTCGGCCGCAGGGTCGGCTTTTTTGTATCTTGTCGATAAAAAAATAAGGAAACGAAAATGATCGGTTTTAGAAAAAATTTGGCGATGAAGGTCGCTATCTTTGTTGTGTCTGCGGTTCTCGCGGCAGGGGCATCCGAAGATATTAAAATCGTTAAAATCAACGATGACAATTTCGAAAAGGAAATTCTGCATTCCAAGAAGCCTGTGATTTTGGAAGTCTCGTCAACGAGCTGCCCGCCGTGCCTTGTCATGATTCCGACGCTTATCGGTATTGCGAAAAATTACAGCGATATCAAGATTGCATCTATCGGGATTGACGAGCCTAATATCGAGAAAATCAAGAATACGCTCCCAATTCGGGCGTTTCCGACGTTCTTTTTCATCAAGGACGGTCGCATTATAAACCAGCGTGTGGGCGTCGTCAAGGAACCGGAGCTTCTGAGCGCGTTGGATTACACGCCGAAGCCAAGTGCTGCGCAAAAGGCGAAGAGCAAACCGAAAAAGAAGAATGCGCACAAGAATCTTGTCTGCAAGGTAGATGGCCAGTTCAATGGACTCAAGAATCTTGTGACGATTTCGTTTGTGTTCAGCGATTCAGAAATTGAGAATGTTGATATCGTGACGGATGTGTTTGTGCCGCCGGAGCAGTTCGACAGGCGCGACCAGATGATGGAACATATCCGTGCAAGTGGCAAGGGCGAGGTGGCCCCGACGATGACGGGTTTCCAGATGCATATAGACAACGATTGCCGGTTTATGAAGGCGATGGACATGAAGCGCACTTCGACTTACGGCGAGATGCGGGCCGGGCTTGAATTGCTAGGTTTTACTTGCAAGTAGTTTTGTCAATCCGACAATAAAAAACGCTCAAATTGCTGTGAAATACCCCCTTTATGGGGGTATTTTTTATTGTGGTAAAAAGGATGTGGTATGAAAAACAAATTTCTCTTTTTATTTTTGGCGGTTTCTGCTTCTCAGGCCGCGGTGAATCTGGGTGTAAGTCTTGGCGATAGCATCAAGCCGGTGACGCATGTGGCGACGGGCTCGCTTTATGGCCTTACTGAGAGTCTTCCGAGCAATATCGAGCGTGATGTCGCCCCGCTCAAGCCGAACGTGTTCCTTTCTCCGGCGCGCAGCGGTAACGGTCGCCAACAGCCGATTGGAGGGGCTTTCCTTGTGGCACCCCGTGTCGAAAGCATCGGTGCGAAAATTCAGATTCGCCTTGCTGACGTTTTGCCGGGATGGCCGTACAAGTTCCAGAATATGGACCACTGGAAAAATGAAGTAAAATCGGTCATCAACGACAAGCTTAAATCAAACAACAAGAATTTTGACGGTTACGAAATCTGGAACGAGCCGAATGACACTTGGAAATCGAATATCGACTTTAATTCCGGTCTCTGGAAACAGACTTACGATTTGATTCGGCAGATGGACCCTGGTGCAAAGATTATCGGCCCTTCGTACTCATTCTACCACGCTTCGCAAATGGAAGCGTTTATCAAGTATTGTGCACAGAATAACTGCTTGCCCGATGTCGTGAGCTGGCACCAGTGGGGGAGTGGTGGCTTTGTTGGAGCTGTCGAAACCTACCGCGCGCTTGAAAAAAAGTATAACGTGACTCCGCGTCCGCTGAGCATCAACGAATATTCTTCGACGGAGCATTCCGAAGAAGGTTGCCCGGGCTTGTCGGTGCCGTTTATTGCAAAGTTTGAACGTCACGGCGTCGAAAGCGCAATGATTTCCTGGTGGTTTGTACCGCTTCCAGGTCGTTTGGGGAGCCTTCTCACCAAGGACAATGAACGTGGTGGCGGCTGGTGGCTTTATAAGTGGTATGGCGACATGAGTGGTTACATGGCTAAAGTGACCCCGCCGAACGACAAGAGCGATGGCGTGGACGGTTTTGCCGCTCTCGACAAGAAGAAGGGCTTTGCAAGTATCGTGCTTGGCGGCAACACCAAGGGCGATGTGAATGTGAATATTTCGGGCATCCCTGCAGAATTTGGCAGTCAGGTAAATGTCTCTGTAGAATATGTTGTATGGGAAAATAAGGACAAGGCAGTGCCTTCGACCACGACTGTATCAAATAAGGATTACGATGTCAGTGGCGGAAAGATTACGGTGCCTGTAAATATCACGAATACAAAGTATGGCTATCGTGTGTATATCACGCCGATTATTCCGCAAGCCCCTTACAAGGATACGGCTATGGAGATTCCTGGTAAAGTCGAAGTCGAAAATTACGATGTAGGCGGTTCGGGCAAGGCTTATCTTGATTTGGATGATGACAACAAGGGTGGTGAATATCGCGAAGACGCTGTTGATATTGTGAAGGCCGGCGATGGCTATGCCGTTGGTTACACGCAAGAGGGCGAATGGCTTGAGTACACTGTGAAGGTTGCTGAAAAAGAAGATTACGCGGTTTCAGTCCGCTATGCGACTTCTTCGGAAAATACGGGCATGAAGCTGTATGTCGATGGCAAGGTCGCCTTGGACAATGTCGCGTTCCCGCAAGGCGCGGACTGGGAAACTTATTCGACGGTCGATGCCGGGAAGATGAGTCTTTCTGCGGGCGAGCATGTACTCAAGCTTGAAATTGTCGGAAACTACGTCAATATCGACTGGCTGAACTTTGAAAGCGAAAAGACGATTGCGATTGGAAAGCCTACGCTGCACGCTGTTCCGCATGAGGCTAGTTATGATGTGTTCGATATGCAAGGTCGCCTTGTTGCAAAATTGAAGGCGTTCGGCTCCGAAAGTTTGCGCTCAAAAATTTCAGCTACGGTGAAGCGCCCTGGAACCTACATTGCAAAGCCTCAAACGGGCGGAAAAATGTTGCGAATTTCGGTGAAATAGGTTAAAAATTTTATTCGCTAAAGTTTGTTTAAAACTTGCGCCAAAAAGCCGGTTCCTTATGGAGCCGGCTTCTTTGTAGGAGTCTATGAGGAGTCTATGAATTTTTCAAAATGTGCTGTAGCAAGGCGGTACAGCCTTCGTTGACGTCTTGCCAGGTGGCGTTGAAATCGCCTGTGTACCAGGGATCAGCGACATCTCGGTTTTTGCCCGCCCAATCCATAAGGAGTGAAACTTTGTGAGCTCGTGAATCGCGCGCATCTTGTTTCTGTGCAGGTTCTCGGGCTTCTTGATACTGTGCGAGTTCTCGTTCGTAAATGTCACGGGGTAAAATCCAGCGGAGATTCCGCAGGTTATTTTGATCCATGAGCACGATGTAATCGTAATGGTTGTAGTCGGCGACGGTCATCTGGCGTGCCGTTTTCCCGCTGCAGTCGATGCCATGACTGGAGAGCATACGTCTTGCGGGCGGGTACACCGGATTTCCGATTTCTTCGGTGCTTGTCGCTGCAGATGCTATCTCGAAGTCGGCGGCGGTTAACGCTGTGTTCGTCGTGACTTGTTTTGCGGACGAACTAATGTCGCGTACCAACTTTTTCATTACAAATTCTGCCATCGGGCTTCTGCAGATGTTTCCGTGACATACGAACAAGATTTTTATCATGCGTCTTTCCTAAGGCTTTCCAAGATTTTGTAAAGCGTGCAGTAAAGCGACTTTGCTTCGTCTTCTGACAAATTTACACAACTTGCCATGGACTTAGGAACGCTCGCTGCTTTGTGCTGCAACTTTTCACCTTCATCGGTCAGGCTTACCGAAAGGCAACGCTCGTCGCTTGCTTCGCGGGTGCGCGTGATGTAGCCTTTGCTCTCGAGCTTTTTCAGGAGCGGGGTGAGCGTTCCCGAATCGAGGTAGAGCTTTTGGCCGAGCTCGGTGACGTTGCACTTTTTCTCTTCCCACAACACGAGCATCACGATGTACTGCGTGTAGGTGAGGCCGAGCGGTTCCAAGAAAGGCGTATAGCGACGCGTGATTTCCTTGGATACTGCATACAACGGAAAGCATAGTTGATTTTCAAGTTTTAGTTGAGGACAAATCATTGCACCTCCTAAAGTAGCTTTTCAACGCAAGAACGTACGTCCTCCATTTTGGCAGTGGGTTCAAAACGGGCGACAACGTTGCCTGCGCGGTCGATGACGAACTTTGTGAAGTTCCACTTGATATCAGGATTGTTCTTGTAATCCTTGTCTATCTTCTTCAGAAGCATGGCCATTGCGGCGGCCTTGATTCCTAACCCGAAACCTTGAAAACCCATTTGGGATTTCAGGTAGGTGTAGAGCGGGAGTTCGTTCGGGCCGTTCACGTCGGATTTTTTCATCTGCGGGAACGTGGTGCCGTACTTGAGCGTGCAGAATTCATGAATTTCGTCGTCTGTGCCAGGGGTCTGGCCCATGAACTGGTTGCATGGAATGTCGATGACTTCGAAGCCCTTGTCGTGGAAGTCCGTGTACATCTGTTCGATCGGCTTGTAGTGCGGGGTGAATCCGCAACCGGTTGCCGTGTTCACGATGAGCATGACTTCGCCCTTGAATTTTGAGAGCGGAACTTCGTTGCCTTTACCGTCGGTAAGTGTGAAGTCGTAGATTGTCATTTTTTTCTCCATATACACTGTTTTGTTTTGTACAATTAAATTTTATAAAATTTAATTTGAAAAGTCAATAGTTTTTGCTATAAAAAATTCTTATAAGCAGAATTATTGTGATTTTAGGCAATTTTTGACGCTAAATCTTGTTATTTCTACATTTTACACCATGAAGTCGATAGAAGTTGTCGCGGGTGTTATCACGGATGGCGGGCGCATTTTTGCCACGCAGCGTGGGTATGGCGACCAAAAAGATGGCTGGGAATTTCCGGGCGGCAAGATGGAACCTGGTGAAACTCCGGAGCAGGCGCTTATTCGTGAGCTCCAGGAAGAGCTTGCTGTTAAGGTAAATGTTGGCGAAAAAATTTGCACGGTGGAATACGATTACCCGAAATTTCACCTGACGATGCATTGCTTTTATTGCTCGCTCGCTGCAGGCTGCAAGCCGAAACTCCTGGAACATGAAGACGCCAAATGGCTTGACCGCACAAACTTAAACACTGTCAGCTGGCTCCCCGCTGACATCGAAGTTGTGAAACATCTATAGCATCACTGTCATTTGCGAGTGACGCAATCCTGCTTCTCCGTCATCCTCGACCTTGTCATCCTGGAGCGTAGCGATGGGATCCATAATTTCTTGAGTCTACAATTGGGAGGGGATCCATTATTTCTTGTTTAGCAATTCTCGCGCGAGCTCGGTCCCTTCGAGGAGTTCGCCTAAGAATTCGCAGTAGGGCGTCGGAATCCCGTGTACCTTCCCGAGCTTGCTGATGGTTCCGCAGAAATACGCGTTCTCCGTTTTGCGTCCGGCCTCGATATCCTGCAGCATGGAACACTTGCCGAGCGGTGTGTAGTTGCATGTGAGGCGCAAGTTTTCTTCTAGGTCGTCGTTTGTAAGCGCAAAGCCTTCGGCGTTCGCCACTTGAATGACTTCGTTCCCGATTTTACGCACAAGCGATTGCATCACCGGGAAATTGAAACCCGCAAATGTCGAACGGCAAATGGCTCCGATCGAGTTGAACACCGTGTTCATCAAGAGTTTTTTCCACATTTCCAAGCGGATGTTTTCTGGGATCTTGTGGACGATGTGCGCTGTTTCAAAAAGCTGGTGGATGGCTTCGATACGTTCGGAACGGTGGTTGTCTTTTTCGCCAAAGAGGATGATGCCTCGGCCAGCGCAGTCAATGTTCCCGTGCTTGTTGATGGACTGCAAATTGACGATGAATCCGTACAACGTCTTTTCAGTACCGTAAACGCGCTCGATTTCTGTTTCGGAATGCACTCCGTTCAAAAGCGAAAGTAACGCTGTGTTCGGTCCGACTGCATTTTTCGCTTCTGCTAGCGCTTCGTTGAATTGCAAATTCTTGGTCGCAAAAATCACAAGGTCAACGACCGGGACTTCGTCCGGCGTGACAAAGTTGAAGTCCGCCTTTTTCCCGTTGATGACGATTCCGCTTGCTTGGTATCGCGCCTTGCGTTCGGCGTCCATCACGCAATAAAGCTTGTTCCCGAGAACGCTCAAGAGCTGTTCTGCCACAACGGCGCCGACAGCCCCGAGACCCACAACTGCAACTGTTTTGATCTGCTTCATGGTGAGAAATATATCAAATTCTAGAGCGTTTGACGGTGAGGGCGATGCCCGCGCGGTGGCGGGCATGACAGACTTGAATGTGGACGGCAACTGAAAAACGGGTTTGATTTTATTCGGCTACAGCGGTAAACAGGGGGTGCAAAATTTTTTGGCGGTTTTGGGCGCGAGCGATTTATATTTATGATATGAAAAATTTAAAATTTGCGATTCTTGGGTGTGGTCATATTGCGACAAAGATGGCTGCCGCTGTTAAGACTTTGGAAAATCAGGGAATGGGCGTGGAATGCTACGCCGTGGCATCCCGCAATTTGGAAAAGGCGACTGCTTTTGCCAAGGAATATGGCTTTGAAAAAGCGTATGGCAGTTACGAGGAACTTGTTGCGGATTCTGCAATCGATTTGATTTATATTGCGACGCCGCATTCGCATCATCATGTATTTGCAAAACTTTGTATTGAACATGGCCGAAATATTCTTGTCGAAAAGGCTTTTACGGCGAATGCAAAACTTGCGGCAGAAGTGATTTCTTTGGCGCATGATAAGGGCGTCTTTTTGTGCGAAGCGATGTGGACGCGATTCTTGCCTGCGCTAGAGACGATTCGTGGCTGGATTCGCGACGGTCGCATTGGAAATGTTGAAACGCTCGAAGCTGATTTCTCGATGAAACTTAGCGATAGGGACCGTATGCATGACCCTGCGCTTGCGGGCGGTGCGCTTTTGGATATCGGTATTTACAGCCTTACGTTTGCGGACTTGTTCCTCGGTGAGCGTATTGATGCTGATGGAAAAGTTGTTCGCAACGAAATTACATCGATGGATTGCAAATGCGTCAAGTTCAAGACGGGCGTGGATGCGAGCGACTGGATAAATCTCACGTATGAAAACGGCCAAAAAGCATATCTTAAGACATCAATGGTCTCGCCGACGCATAACGAGGGCGTGATTTACGGAACGGCTGGGCAAATCCGCGTGCAGAACTTGAATGATATGGTGAAACTGGAATTGCTTGATGATGCCGGAAATGTCGTTGAAACTGTTGAACCTCCGCGCCTCTGCAATTGCTACGAATACGAAGTTCTCGCTTGCAAGGAAGCGATTGAAAATCCCGCACAGTTCCGGCACGAAATTTGCGACGGCCCGGCGTACTCCGTCGTTTGGGAGCGCCCGGAAATGACTCATGCCAAAACGATGGAATTCATGACGCTCATGGACAAAATTCGCGAGCTGTTTGGCGTGAGCTACACGTTTGAAATTTCTCCAGGTGAAACGTGGAATCGTAACGGCGACAAGTCTATTTTGCAAGTGTTCGATATCGAAACGGGCGAAGCAAAAGTTCTCAAGGAATTCGACTGCGTGATTGAAGCGCCGAACTGGAGTGCAGACGGAACGTTCCTCACGTACAATAGCAATGGTCGCATTTTCAAGTACACGCTTGCAACAGGCGAGGTGACAAAAATCGAAAGTCATTATGTGGACAACTGCAATAACGACCACGTTCTTGACCCAGATGGCAGCGGCGTTTACGTGAGCCACCACACCAAAGAAGACGGCCTTTCCCGCATTTACAAGATTTATTTTGATGGCCGCGAACCGCGATTGGTGACGCCCCTTGCGCCAAGCTATTTGCATGGAATCACGCCTGACGGAAAAACGCTTGCGTACTGTGCCGAACGCAACGGCTCGTATGACATTTACACAATTCTGGCGGCGGGCGGTAACGAAACTCGCCTCACGACTGCATTTGGACTGAATGACGGTCCTGAATATGATTGCAATGGCGAATATATTTGGTTTAATTCAGAGCGCTCTGGGCGTATGCAAGCTTTCTGCATGAAGGCGGATGGCTCCGAACAAACGCAGATGACGCATGACTTGCATTGGAATACTTGGTTCCCGCATATTTCGCCGGACAGTCAAAAGGTCGTGATGGTGGCGTACACAGAAACGGATGTGCGCCCGGGCGAACATGTGCCTAACAAGAATGTGGAACTCCGCTTGATGCGCCGCGCACTCCCCGTAGAATCGAATTGCTCACTCCCTGCAGATTCTTGGTCTGCACCGCAAACGATTCTTAAACTCTTCGGCGGTCAAGGAACTATCAATGTCAATTCCTGGGCTCCCGACAGCAGACGCTTTGCTTTTGTAAGTTACGTTCACGGCAACGATTCATCCAACTAACACCCCTCCTCGGAACGGAAACGCACTTACAAAAACACAAAAAGCCCTCGCGAATACTCGCGAGGGACTTTTACGTTAAAAGAATTGTTTTATCGAAACTTGACTGGATCCTTCGCTACGCTCAGGATGACGAGATAACGCGACTATTACACGTTCTTCACGCAGCGGATCGAGAGAGCGTCGGATCTGTACACGCCTTCGATATCAACGGAATTGTTGGTAATGCTCAGGCGGAATGCATTAGCCTTGCCGTATTCATCCTTGCTCCAGAAACGGGCGCGTCTGCTGAAATGGCAGAAGTTGCCGTTGTCAAAGCGGTAACCGGCTGGGAGCGCGAAGAATCCAAACGTATCCTTGCCCTTGTTCTTCCACATGAATTTGGCACGCAGCTCGCCACCATCGGACTTGGCGTCAAGATTGCTGAGGAGCTGTTCCCATTCCTTGTTGCTCGGAATATGCCAACCTTCTGGGGCAATGCCCTTGTAGTTCTTGTCCTTGATTTTGTTGTACATCTCGATATCTTTTGCCGTAGACTGTTCAGCGTATTCATCAGGAATGTCCAAAGCCTTTGTCCATGTGTACAAACGACCGAACTTTGCAACGTTCGATTCATCGTTGTTCGGAGCGTAGCTACCTTCGGTCTTGAAACGCAGGTTTTCTGCCATCCAGACCTGGTTTCCGATTTGAATGGTGCGGTACGTTTCTCCATCGCGGGCGTCCGTGAAAGTCCCGTATTTGAACTTGGCTTCGTTTTCCTTGATGCAGTCGTCGTAAGGCGTGTTGTTCAAAGCTTCGGGCGCATTCTGCTTGGTTTCTTTGCTGATTCTACGCCCTAGTGCGTATGCAGCGACGACGATGACAATGAGAACAAAGATATTGAATATGATGAATGAAATATGCATATGAACCTCCGTATGTTTAATGTATAATCTTTTTTGATGAAACTGATAACTTTAACTTATATTATTAAAAGGGAAAAATCAAAGTTGTTATAAATATATTTGCGGCTAGGATGATAAAATTCATCGGAAGGCCGATTTTAACAAAATCTGTAAAATGGTAACCGCCCGGGCCGTAAACGAGCATGTGGGTGGGGGAGCCAATCGGGGTAGCAAAGCTACTGCTTGCGGCAATCATGAGTGCGATACAGAATGTGAGCTGGTTCACGCCAAGGGCGCTCGCGGCGCTCAATGCAATGGGGCAGAACAATGCTGCGGCTGCCGTGTTGCTGATAAATTCGGTGATGAAGGTTGCGACAACGCACATGATGGCAAGTGTAATGTAGGGGTTACTCCCGCTCACGCTCAAAATGCTGTTTGCAATTTTTGAGGCGACACCGGTGATTTCAAGCGCTTTGCCAAGGCAAATGCTTCCTGCAAAAACGATGATGATTTCCCAGTTGATGGCGTTCATTGCTTGCGTGCTTGAACAGCAACGGAAAAGGATCATGGCTGCGGCAGCGAGTATGCAAGACGAAAGTAATGGCATTATGTTAAATGCCGAAAGGAGCACCATGGCAATCATGATTGCTGCGGAAATAACGGTTTTCTTTCCAAATTTTTTTCCGACGGCTGCGTTTTCAATGACGCCTTCCAGATGCTCGTTTTTCAAGTTGAGGTTGTTGCAAATCCACTGGAGTTGCTCCGCCTTGCCCGATACGATGATGTGGTCTGCGCCCATGATGATGGAATCGGGGGTAGCAACTTCGACTTCGTTATCGAAACGGCGGATGGCGAGAATGCCGTTCTTGTCTTTCTCGAAACCGAGCGGATTGCTGTCGTAGATTTCTCGCAAGGTCATGCCGATAAAGTTATGTTTTGAGGGCACGCAGAGTTCGAGTGTCATTTCGTCATCGCTGAGCCCGCTTAACGGGGACTTGCGTTCGGGGAGGAGCTTCTGCAGTGCGATGACAGACAAAATGCCAACAGCAAGGCAGAATAGCCCGCAAATCGTTGTCGTGAAAATCCCGAGATGGATGCCGGTCGCATCGGTGTAGAGCCCTGAAATAATGAGGTTTGGCGGAGTTCCGATCAAGGTGCAGATGCCGCCCATTCCAGATGCGTAACTGAGCGGAATCAATAGCTTGGACGGCGAAATGCCGAGCTTTTTGGACCAAATCTTCACGATGTTGATGAACAAGGCAACGATGGTCGTGTTGGTGAGGAGAGAACTTAAAAGGGCAACGGGGAGCATGAGGCGCGTGATGGCTCCCGTGAGAGTTTTTGGGGTGCCCATCAGGTGCTTGACAATCCAATTTAAAACGCCAGTCTGGTTGAGGCCTGCAATGACTGCGAAAAGGACGCCGATAACGAGGACGGACGGTGCGCAGAAACCGCCAAATGCACCCTTGACATCAAGGACTCCGCTTATGAATAAAGCGGACATGGCGGCGACAAAGATGAGGTCGGTGCGCAATTTTGAAAACATCATGGACGCAAAAAGCGCGAGGATTACAGCTATTGTAAACCACGCATTCCCCGAGAGTCCCAATAGTTCAAAAGAAAGTAAACCTTGTAACATTCTTCCCTCCATTGGGGAAATTTATAATAATATTACAAGGATTTCAAACGGCTAATTATTTCAAATTGGAATGATTTCGGGGCTTTTAACCCCTGCTGGTGGCGATTCTCTTGATGATGCGGACGACTGTTTCCATGCCTTCGACGGTCACGTGTTCGAAGGGACCGTGGTAGCCGTAGCCGCCCGTGCCGAGATTTGGGCAGGGGAGTCCCATAAAGCTGAGTTTGGCGCCGTCGGTGCCGCCGCGCACAGGGTCGCTTACCGGCGTGATGTTTTCGGCGGCGATGGCTGTGCGGGCGCGTTCAAGGACTTCGGGCGTTTTTTCGATGATCTGCAGCATGTTGCTGTAGGAATGCTTGAGCTCGAGCTCGATAGAGCCTTCGCCGAATTTTTCGTTAAACTTTTTGGCGATTTCGCGTAGGAATTCCTGGCGTTCTTCAAATCGCGTCTGGTCGTGGTCGCGGACGATGTAGCTGAGTGTCGCTTCGGTCACGTCGCCTTGCATGTCGGTCAGGTGGTAGAATCCTTCGCGGCCTTCGGTGGTGGCGGGTGTTTCGTTTTCGGGGAGCGCCATCGCAATTTCGGCGGCCATGAGGCTTGCGTTTTTCATGATGCCCTTGGCTTCGCCGGGATGCACGCCTTTGCCGTGAATCTTGAAGGTGGCACTTGCGGCGTTGAAGTTTTCGTAAGCGATGTCGCCTTCGTATCCGCCGTCGACGGTGTAGGCGTATTTAGCCGTGAAATAGCTCAAGTCCAGACGGTCGGCGCCGCGTCCGATTTCTTCGTCTGGAGTGAAGCAGACCCAGATGTCTCCGTGGCCTGAGAGGTTCTCGTAGCCGCGGCTTTCGGCGTGGCGGTCGATTTCGATGAGCTCTTCCATGGCGGTCACGATTTCGGCAATGCCTGCCTTGTCGTCGGCGCCGAGGAGCGTTGTGCCGTCAGTCGTGATGAGTGTGCGGCCCTTGAGCCATTTGAGCGTGGGGAAGTCCTCGACCTTGAGCATGGCACCCGAGCCTTTGAGCGGAACATCTTCGCCGTCGTAATCTTCGATGATTTGCGGTTTCGGGTTCACGCCCGAGAAGTCCGGTGACGTGTCCATGTGACTGATGAATCCAATAGGCGTGTCGCTTTCGCGGCCTTCGGTGGCGGGCAGAAGTCCGTAGACGTAGCCGTTCTCATCCATCTTCACTTGTGAAAGTCCAATC
This genomic interval carries:
- a CDS encoding SLC13 family permease, giving the protein MMFSKLRTDLIFVAAMSALFISGVLDVKGAFGGFCAPSVLVIGVLFAVIAGLNQTGVLNWIVKHLMGTPKTLTGAITRLMLPVALLSSLLTNTTIVALFINIVKIWSKKLGISPSKLLIPLSYASGMGGICTLIGTPPNLIISGLYTDATGIHLGIFTTTICGLFCLAVGILSVIALQKLLPERKSPLSGLSDDEMTLELCVPSKHNFIGMTLREIYDSNPLGFEKDKNGILAIRRFDNEVEVATPDSIIMGADHIIVSGKAEQLQWICNNLNLKNEHLEGVIENAAVGKKFGKKTVISAAIMIAMVLLSAFNIMPLLSSCILAAAAMILFRCCSSTQAMNAINWEIIIVFAGSICLGKALEITGVASKIANSILSVSGSNPYITLAIMCVVATFITEFISNTAAAALFCPIALSAASALGVNQLTFCIALMIAASSSFATPIGSPTHMLVYGPGGYHFTDFVKIGLPMNFIILAANIFITTLIFPF
- a CDS encoding fibrobacter succinogenes major paralogous domain-containing protein, with amino-acid sequence MHISFIIFNIFVLIVIVVAAYALGRRISKETKQNAPEALNNTPYDDCIKENEAKFKYGTFTDARDGETYRTIQIGNQVWMAENLRFKTEGSYAPNNDESNVAKFGRLYTWTKALDIPDEYAEQSTAKDIEMYNKIKDKNYKGIAPEGWHIPSNKEWEQLLSNLDAKSDGGELRAKFMWKNKGKDTFGFFALPAGYRFDNGNFCHFSRRARFWSKDEYGKANAFRLSITNNSVDIEGVYRSDALSIRCVKNV
- the pepT gene encoding peptidase T; protein product: MKVQDRFLKYVSFTTTSDENSESCPSTKQQLELSKFLTEELEQIGLSQVKMDENGYVYGLLPATEGRESDTPIGFISHMDTSPDFSGVNPKPQIIEDYDGEDVPLKGSGAMLKVEDFPTLKWLKGRTLITTDGTTLLGADDKAGIAEIVTAMEELIEIDRHAESRGYENLSGHGDIWVCFTPDEEIGRGADRLDLSYFTAKYAYTVDGGYEGDIAYENFNAASATFKIHGKGVHPGEAKGIMKNASLMAAEIAMALPENETPATTEGREGFYHLTDMQGDVTEATLSYIVRDHDQTRFEERQEFLREIAKKFNEKFGEGSIELELKHSYSNMLQIIEKTPEVLERARTAIAAENITPVSDPVRGGTDGAKLSFMGLPCPNLGTGGYGYHGPFEHVTVEGMETVVRIIKRIATSRG
- a CDS encoding transporter is translated as MSYTFEISPGETWNRNGDKSILQVFDIETGEAKVLKEFDCVIEAPNWSADGTFLTYNSNGRIFKYTLATGEVTKIESHYVDNCNNDHVLDPDGSGVYVSHHTKEDGLSRIYKIYFDGREPRLVTPLAPSYLHGITPDGKTLAYCAERNGSYDIYTILAAGGNETRLTTAFGLNDGPEYDCNGEYIWFNSERSGRMQAFCMKADGSEQTQMTHDLHWNTWFPHISPDSQKVVMVAYTETDVRPGEHVPNKNVELRLMRRALPVESNCSLPADSWSAPQTILKLFGGQGTINVNSWAPDSRRFAFVSYVHGNDSSN